In Chloracidobacterium sp., the following proteins share a genomic window:
- a CDS encoding ImmA/IrrE family metallo-endopeptidase, with the protein MKFIIEKLCTLRIGWNERVLAESDFHRLCRRFRIRVDEMPLRPGGFYYRLRGRDFIAIDSRLTGVRKLAVQFHELGHFLLHTPESGTSANFHRVGTRTRKELEADAFALCAIIPLSLFESRTPAELIDDGFPADLVADRIAIFDRYGI; encoded by the coding sequence ATGAAATTCATCATCGAAAAACTCTGCACCTTACGCATCGGATGGAACGAACGTGTCCTCGCCGAGTCCGATTTCCATCGCTTGTGCCGGCGTTTTCGCATCCGCGTCGACGAAATGCCGCTCAGGCCCGGCGGATTTTACTATCGACTGCGGGGCCGTGATTTCATAGCGATCGACAGCCGGCTGACGGGCGTGAGAAAACTCGCCGTGCAATTCCACGAACTCGGCCATTTTCTGCTGCATACGCCCGAAAGCGGCACCAGCGCAAACTTTCACCGCGTCGGCACACGCACCCGCAAAGAGCTCGAAGCCGACGCCTTTGCACTCTGCGCGATAATCCCGCTCTCGCTTTTCGAATCGCGCACACCCGCCGAACTCATCGACGACGGCTTCCCCGCCGACCTCGTCGCCGACCGCATAGCGATATTCGATCGCTACGGAATATGA
- a CDS encoding VCBS repeat-containing protein, which yields MLSRITILITLLLTVGGFLVEWNASATSAADSRQASGDLPSLTGSAAVDYLKNADELERLYASMSTSAEGGGVYTLQQRLTASDGNTGMGMSIAISGDTAVVGANGDAGLRGSAYVFVRNGSTWTEQQKLIPSHASPEATQFGYSVAISGDTIVVGAISSQIPGSTGRGSAYVFVRNGTSWTEQARLLAPDAGGEGINFQFGRSVAVDGDLAIVGADGAGPNFRGAAYAYVRSGGAWAFDQRLAASDGADVDQFGYSVAIEGQTTIIGSRGDDDGGEASGSAYVYVRNGTWSEQQKLVPSDPIPSGNFGISVALSGETAVVGSMPLDDIFTPTQGSAYVFTRSGATWSQAQKLQGCDIDRDLFGGSVAISGDRIVVGRELPASTPPAMPPGNAYFFDRTGSNWTLRQRIQGGPTAVYYGNGVGIASDGTAAVGSIRDTSLTDHAAYIYVEQPGSPSAPCPGGTPTPSVTPTPTPSPTPTPSPSPTPTVSPTPPSGGQPAMLSQSITGGGGAIVRYNDPRNAPGSQVFTAGLPSNAEPHGIAVAGNDTVLVGDFSHSRIFVVRASDGVLQSTISTSAAGYNGSGSIAVPPQQNVALAIGSSSLKVIQAPFNESSAITSVSLPGSVAAFQTQAIVFNSEGRAFVRHSTGISVLDAPYTSVAFTIPISTGLRAAIAITPDGNTLLATGSNGLTNFVFIINAPFSAASTPQSLGVVNTANGIKVTPDGSKAIVASNDLHIASAISAPFSSSSNVQALPLPAGTAGFEHVDISADGQTAILAGRTEAEPPILIRAPFTNAGAVSSYIPVNASNPNRGGGAVVFLPPSTPQRTEYDFDGDGRADRSVFRPMPDPAANFWYIQPSSTGTSYATEWGIETDKLATADYDGDGKADIAVWREDPSDPDRAMFYVLRSSDGQFQIEQFGKTGDVHSVVGDWDGDDKDDVAVYRVTGGQGQFFYRPSSQPGVDFVTINWGTTGDLPVRGDFDGDGRHDAAVFRPSEGIWYILQTSNGQPQYRSWGSPGDKFVPADYDGDGKTDPAVFRDGTWYILQSSNGQPSYISFGTSTDTLVPADYDGDGRTDTAVYRNGTWHINQTSGGFAAFNFGLGSDIPVPSAFVGP from the coding sequence ATGCTGAGTCGAATTACAATACTTATTACGTTATTGCTTACAGTTGGTGGTTTTCTCGTCGAGTGGAATGCAAGTGCCACGTCGGCCGCTGATTCGCGCCAGGCGTCGGGCGACCTGCCATCCCTAACCGGTTCGGCGGCTGTTGACTATCTAAAGAATGCTGATGAACTTGAGCGCCTGTACGCCTCGATGAGTACGAGCGCTGAGGGCGGCGGCGTATACACCCTCCAGCAAAGGCTGACCGCAAGCGACGGCAACACGGGAATGGGGATGAGCATCGCGATCTCCGGCGACACGGCCGTCGTCGGTGCCAATGGCGACGCCGGTCTGCGAGGCTCGGCATACGTTTTTGTCAGGAACGGTTCGACATGGACGGAGCAACAGAAACTAATTCCGAGCCACGCGTCGCCCGAAGCCACACAGTTTGGTTACTCGGTGGCGATCTCCGGCGATACGATCGTCGTCGGCGCCATATCTTCCCAGATACCGGGTTCGACCGGCCGCGGCTCGGCGTATGTATTTGTCAGAAACGGGACGAGTTGGACTGAGCAGGCTCGCCTATTAGCACCGGATGCAGGCGGCGAGGGCATTAATTTTCAATTTGGACGGTCCGTAGCTGTTGACGGGGACCTTGCTATCGTTGGAGCCGACGGCGCGGGGCCAAATTTTCGCGGAGCAGCATATGCCTACGTCAGATCCGGTGGCGCATGGGCGTTTGACCAGCGCCTCGCGGCAAGCGATGGGGCGGACGTTGACCAGTTTGGCTACAGTGTCGCCATCGAAGGTCAAACGACGATAATTGGCTCGCGTGGAGACGACGATGGAGGTGAGGCAAGCGGCTCGGCATACGTCTATGTGCGGAACGGCACATGGAGTGAACAGCAGAAACTGGTACCGTCCGATCCGATCCCATCCGGCAATTTCGGCATCAGCGTAGCCCTTTCGGGCGAAACTGCTGTGGTGGGATCAATGCCGCTGGACGATATTTTCACTCCCACACAGGGCTCGGCATATGTCTTTACCCGCAGCGGGGCTACTTGGTCGCAAGCTCAGAAGCTGCAGGGCTGCGACATCGACCGTGACCTGTTTGGCGGCAGTGTTGCGATCTCCGGTGACAGGATAGTTGTCGGACGAGAACTCCCTGCGAGCACGCCCCCGGCTATGCCGCCGGGAAACGCATACTTCTTTGACCGCACCGGCTCAAATTGGACGCTGCGTCAACGCATACAGGGCGGGCCGACCGCGGTGTACTACGGTAACGGAGTAGGAATCGCCTCAGACGGCACCGCTGCCGTCGGTTCAATCCGCGACACGAGCCTTACTGATCATGCCGCATACATCTACGTCGAGCAGCCCGGGTCTCCGTCGGCCCCATGTCCGGGAGGCACTCCGACGCCATCAGTAACGCCGACGCCCACACCTTCGCCCACACCGACACCCTCACCAAGCCCGACGCCAACCGTCTCGCCAACGCCTCCATCAGGCGGACAACCTGCAATGCTCTCGCAGAGCATCACTGGCGGAGGAGGCGCGATCGTAAGGTATAACGACCCGCGAAATGCGCCTGGCAGCCAGGTCTTCACGGCCGGACTGCCCTCGAATGCGGAACCACACGGGATCGCCGTTGCGGGTAATGACACAGTGCTCGTGGGCGATTTCAGTCATTCGAGGATCTTTGTCGTCCGTGCTTCGGACGGAGTCCTTCAATCGACGATCAGCACGTCTGCCGCGGGCTACAACGGTTCCGGCTCGATAGCTGTGCCGCCACAGCAGAACGTCGCCCTTGCGATCGGCAGCAGCAGCCTGAAAGTTATCCAGGCGCCATTTAACGAATCGTCAGCGATCACCTCCGTGTCGCTGCCCGGGAGCGTCGCGGCCTTCCAAACACAGGCCATCGTGTTCAATAGCGAAGGCCGTGCTTTCGTGCGGCACTCGACCGGGATCTCGGTATTAGATGCACCCTATACGTCGGTGGCATTTACAATTCCGATCAGCACCGGCCTCCGGGCCGCGATCGCGATCACCCCGGACGGCAACACGCTGCTCGCAACAGGCTCTAACGGTCTCACGAACTTTGTGTTCATAATAAACGCACCTTTCAGCGCCGCGTCAACGCCGCAAAGTCTCGGCGTAGTTAACACCGCAAATGGCATTAAGGTCACTCCGGATGGAAGCAAGGCGATCGTTGCGAGCAATGACCTGCACATTGCGTCCGCCATCTCGGCGCCATTCAGTTCCAGCTCGAACGTCCAGGCTCTGCCGCTGCCGGCGGGAACGGCCGGCTTCGAACATGTCGATATCAGTGCTGACGGACAGACCGCGATACTTGCGGGGCGAACCGAGGCCGAACCGCCCATCCTGATCCGGGCACCATTTACGAACGCCGGGGCCGTATCGTCGTATATTCCGGTCAATGCCTCTAACCCAAATCGCGGCGGTGGAGCCGTGGTCTTCCTGCCGCCATCAACTCCGCAGCGGACAGAATATGACTTTGACGGCGACGGGCGTGCAGATCGATCCGTTTTTCGTCCAATGCCCGATCCGGCGGCGAACTTCTGGTACATACAGCCAAGCTCAACCGGTACGAGCTACGCGACCGAATGGGGCATCGAGACCGATAAGCTCGCAACAGCGGATTACGATGGCGACGGCAAGGCGGACATCGCCGTTTGGCGTGAGGACCCGTCCGATCCCGACAGGGCGATGTTTTACGTCCTGCGAAGTTCAGACGGTCAGTTTCAGATCGAGCAATTTGGCAAAACGGGCGATGTGCATTCGGTCGTCGGAGACTGGGACGGCGACGACAAGGACGATGTGGCCGTCTATCGCGTGACCGGCGGACAAGGGCAGTTCTTTTACCGTCCGTCGTCCCAGCCTGGTGTTGATTTCGTGACGATCAATTGGGGTACGACTGGCGACCTGCCTGTCAGAGGAGATTTTGACGGCGACGGACGCCACGATGCCGCCGTATTCAGGCCGTCCGAAGGAATCTGGTACATCCTCCAAACCTCGAATGGCCAGCCTCAATATCGAAGCTGGGGCTCACCAGGTGACAAATTCGTCCCCGCGGACTACGACGGCGACGGCAAGACCGATCCCGCCGTATTCAGAGACGGCACGTGGTACATCCTGCAAAGCTCGAATGGCCAGCCAAGCTACATCAGCTTCGGCACATCGACCGACACCCTCGTCCCCGCCGACTACGACGGTGACGGACGCACAGATACGGCCGTTTATCGAAACGGCACATGGCACATAAACCAAACCTCCGGTGGTTTCGCTGCATTCAACTTCGGCCTCGGCTCGGACATACCCGTGCCGTCGGCCTTTGTCGGGCCCTAA
- a CDS encoding AAA family ATPase has translation MDAKTRPIPKTLFDEFWFENELCILFADTGKGKSILAVQIGESIASGQAIKGFTQTALTQKVLYFDFELSDKQFESRYSEKPANGDYHTNHFVFSPNLFRLEINPDADLPQSIKFEDFLIQSIEDRLKETGAKVLILDNITYLRSDTERAKDALPLMKELKRLKTQYDLSLLALAHTPKRDLSRPITVNDLSGSKMLSNFADSIFAIGESQKDHIIRYLKQIKTRSSETIYHADNVCICQIEKPSNFLQFQFLNFGKEKEHLLEVSQKDKDALIQKAHDLHSQGKTQREIANELSVSLGKVNKMLKTILVKTATP, from the coding sequence ATGGACGCAAAAACGAGACCGATACCAAAGACTTTATTTGATGAATTTTGGTTTGAAAATGAGCTTTGTATTTTGTTCGCTGATACCGGAAAGGGCAAAAGTATCTTAGCCGTCCAGATCGGAGAAAGCATAGCAAGCGGACAAGCGATCAAAGGCTTTACGCAAACCGCGTTAACTCAAAAGGTGCTGTATTTTGACTTTGAGCTATCGGATAAGCAATTTGAATCGCGTTACTCTGAAAAGCCTGCAAACGGTGACTATCATACGAATCATTTTGTTTTCTCACCTAACCTTTTCAGGCTGGAAATCAATCCAGACGCGGACTTGCCGCAAAGCATAAAGTTTGAAGATTTCTTGATTCAGTCAATCGAAGATCGTTTGAAGGAAACCGGAGCTAAGGTTTTGATTCTCGACAATATCACTTACCTTCGATCCGACACGGAAAGGGCAAAGGACGCTTTGCCGCTAATGAAGGAACTCAAACGCCTAAAGACTCAATACGATCTTTCGCTTTTGGCTTTGGCTCATACTCCGAAACGCGATCTTTCGAGGCCGATAACTGTAAATGACCTTTCCGGCTCGAAGATGCTAAGTAACTTCGCAGACAGCATCTTTGCCATTGGCGAAAGCCAAAAAGATCACATCATTCGATACCTAAAACAGATAAAGACCCGAAGTTCAGAGACTATTTATCACGCGGACAATGTTTGTATCTGTCAGATCGAAAAGCCGTCAAACTTTCTGCAATTTCAGTTTTTGAACTTTGGCAAGGAAAAGGAACACCTTCTCGAAGTCTCTCAAAAGGACAAAGATGCTTTGATTCAGAAGGCTCACGATCTTCACTCACAAGGCAAGACGCAAAGAGAAATAGCTAATGAGCTATCTGTCTCGTTAGGCAAAGTAAATAAGATGCTAAAGACAATTCTGGTAAAGACGGCAACCCCGTAA
- a CDS encoding sigma-70 family RNA polymerase sigma factor: protein MSDVKPSEITRILQDWNDGNEAAKEELLPFVYDELKRQARILMSSERNNHTLQPTALVHEAFLRLNQQAGVDWKNRSHFYGIASRLMRQILIDHARQHATAKRGNRPIHFSLDDVQVSVEERADSLLVLNDVLDRLEKLDEQQAKVVEMRFFGGMTNGEIAESLDISERTVVRDWQAARLWLYRELNSGG, encoded by the coding sequence ATGAGCGACGTCAAGCCATCGGAGATCACGCGGATCTTGCAGGATTGGAACGATGGCAATGAGGCCGCGAAGGAGGAACTCTTGCCGTTCGTCTATGACGAGCTAAAGCGACAGGCCCGGATACTAATGTCGTCCGAGCGCAATAATCACACGCTGCAGCCGACCGCGCTTGTCCATGAAGCCTTCTTACGACTAAACCAGCAAGCCGGCGTTGACTGGAAGAATCGGAGCCATTTTTACGGGATCGCCTCACGGCTAATGCGACAGATATTGATAGATCACGCCCGTCAACACGCGACGGCAAAGCGCGGCAACCGCCCGATACATTTTTCGCTGGATGATGTTCAGGTATCGGTCGAGGAACGCGCAGACTCGCTGCTCGTGCTGAACGACGTGCTCGACAGGCTTGAAAAGCTAGACGAGCAGCAGGCGAAAGTCGTTGAGATGCGTTTCTTTGGCGGGATGACGAATGGTGAGATAGCCGAGAGCCTTGACATCTCGGAACGCACGGTAGTGCGCGACTGGCAGGCCGCAAGATTATGGCTCTATCGCGAGCTAAACTCCGGCGGCTAA
- a CDS encoding site-specific integrase — protein sequence MTFSRLADICSKQFYKPAVIENGVKTEGVRSHAGIQSAVKNLTRYFGKRRIGEITKESLADYKQWRRKLGSLRTKAKNEPIKIATINRELAAMRRMMRFALSEGWLVRDIFFGAKAIVTSAETVRTRILSESEQERLLAACEGERAITYTRHHYGKSETVTATIKADNPHLKAIILLAVDAGMRRGEILKLHWKDIDLEAGIITVKGSNTKTETERIVPLTERAKAELENVRSFTPEGESRPFPFVDFKHGWQTAKRIAGIDDLHFHDLRASAITRWQRDGLPLAFASKIAGHSDTRTTSKFYTSADVEIVRELAETMNRSHAKADILDTEFVN from the coding sequence ATGACATTTTCGAGACTTGCAGATATTTGCTCAAAGCAATTCTATAAACCAGCCGTGATTGAAAATGGAGTAAAGACGGAAGGCGTAAGATCACACGCCGGAATACAATCCGCCGTTAAGAATCTCACAAGGTATTTTGGCAAACGTCGGATAGGTGAGATCACAAAAGAATCCCTTGCCGATTACAAGCAATGGCGGCGAAAACTAGGCTCACTCCGAACGAAGGCGAAAAATGAGCCTATAAAGATAGCTACTATCAATCGTGAACTTGCAGCTATGCGCCGAATGATGCGGTTTGCCTTATCGGAAGGCTGGCTAGTGAGAGATATTTTCTTTGGTGCAAAAGCCATTGTTACTTCCGCCGAAACCGTTAGGACAAGGATTCTGTCTGAAAGCGAACAGGAAAGGCTTTTAGCGGCCTGTGAGGGCGAGCGAGCTATAACCTATACACGGCATCACTACGGCAAGTCAGAGACGGTCACGGCAACGATAAAGGCCGATAATCCGCATTTGAAGGCAATCATCTTGCTTGCTGTCGATGCCGGAATGAGACGCGGCGAAATCTTGAAGCTGCATTGGAAGGATATTGATCTTGAGGCCGGAATCATTACGGTTAAGGGAAGCAATACCAAGACGGAGACGGAGCGTATTGTGCCTCTGACGGAACGGGCAAAGGCGGAACTGGAGAACGTCCGCTCTTTCACGCCCGAAGGCGAATCACGCCCGTTTCCATTTGTTGACTTTAAGCACGGCTGGCAGACGGCAAAGCGGATAGCCGGAATTGACGATCTTCACTTTCACGATCTTAGGGCTTCGGCTATCACGCGCTGGCAGAGAGACGGATTGCCATTAGCCTTTGCGTCAAAAATAGCCGGACACTCGGACACTCGGACAACGAGCAAATTCTATACATCCGCCGATGTAGAGATCGTTCGCGAGCTGGCGGAGACGATGAATCGCAGTCACGCAAAAGCGGATATTTTAGATACGGAGTTTGTGAACTAA
- a CDS encoding helix-turn-helix domain-containing protein, which yields MTNDNDFITQNEAAEQFPVSTVTLWRERKEGRLPFYRVRGRVLYRVSDLIALFEAGRRNGAEAIEDEKK from the coding sequence ATGACTAACGACAACGATTTCATTACACAAAACGAAGCTGCGGAACAATTCCCCGTCTCTACGGTGACTCTTTGGCGCGAACGCAAGGAAGGCCGTTTGCCCTTTTATCGCGTTCGCGGACGTGTCCTTTATCGCGTTTCTGACTTGATAGCACTCTTTGAGGCCGGACGGCGGAACGGTGCGGAGGCGATCGAAGATGAAAAAAAATGA
- a CDS encoding helix-turn-helix domain-containing protein, with protein sequence MENEDFVRRLDKAFEHQSMADVARRLRIPHATVRNYYNGRLPASDVLIKIARESGVSIDWLLLGKGEMYIGDTRGVDIGRFIENKITELIDEKLAGTGREAIRDLGTIDEFDVEAAVQRLNDPQAVMQEWFRHEGREYPEDYGIAFFRGWESFNSRQKAEAVRDAKRVLDRSYPKR encoded by the coding sequence ATGGAAAACGAAGATTTCGTCCGCCGTCTTGATAAGGCGTTCGAGCATCAGTCGATGGCGGATGTGGCACGGCGGCTGCGCATTCCGCATGCGACGGTGAGGAATTATTATAACGGACGGCTGCCGGCATCTGACGTGCTGATCAAGATCGCCCGCGAGAGCGGAGTGTCGATCGACTGGCTGCTGCTCGGCAAAGGTGAGATGTATATCGGCGACACGCGGGGCGTGGATATCGGTCGGTTTATCGAGAACAAGATCACCGAGCTGATCGACGAAAAGCTTGCGGGCACGGGCCGCGAGGCCATTCGCGACCTCGGCACGATCGATGAATTTGACGTCGAAGCCGCCGTCCAAAGACTCAATGATCCGCAGGCGGTGATGCAGGAATGGTTCCGTCACGAGGGCCGCGAATACCCCGAGGATTACGGCATCGCGTTCTTCCGCGGCTGGGAATCGTTCAACTCGCGGCAGAAAGCAGAGGCCGTCCGCGACGCCAAACGCGTCCTCGACCGCTCTTATCCTAAGAGATGA
- a CDS encoding glycogen debranching enzyme family protein, whose product MISLGPEICTDRVDSFSREWLETNGIGGYASSTVACANTRRYHGLLVAATQPPLGRMVLLSKFEETLIIGECRFDLSSNQYPDTIDPNGYQFLTGFRLDPFPVWTYNVNGIKIERAVFMVNGENTTVCRWSMTGAATSDVSLALRPLLAFRDHHHLRHENAQFDRTYEAEQGLLRFSPLADTPTLHLAHNASKVEPSGYWYRDFEYEIEKERGFDYHEDLYQPCVLTFDLSAAAVVIASTEMPNVSDHESLRASEIRRRARLVAASGTKDDTERQLVLAADQFIVRRGSGHTVIAGYHWFSDWGRDTMIALPGLTLATNRPDVARSILLEFSRHISQGMLPNRFPDAGEQPEYNTVDATLWFFEAIRAYVAATGDIAFARDELFEKLANIIDWHIRGTRYGIRVDNDGLLVAGEPGTQLTWMDAKIGDHVITPRIGKPVEIQALWFNALCVMTDLGEQFGDVAKAQEYRSIATRAKVSFRRSFWNDEQNCLYDVINGDERDASVRPNQIFAVSLRHTMLDAAAARKVVKKVEAELLTPFGLRSLSPRDPRYVGRYEGPPEVRDAAYHQGTVWSWLIGPFVDAYRRTHSKDRRAEYRVTETLGALYSHLNHTMLGSVSEIFDGDAPHTPRGAAAQAWSTAELLRLASTIKP is encoded by the coding sequence ATGATCAGCTTGGGGCCGGAAATATGCACGGATCGCGTGGATTCATTCTCCCGCGAATGGCTCGAAACGAACGGCATCGGCGGATACGCATCGTCAACCGTGGCGTGCGCCAATACGCGCCGTTACCACGGCCTGCTCGTCGCAGCGACGCAGCCGCCGCTCGGTCGGATGGTGTTGCTCTCAAAATTTGAAGAGACGCTGATCATCGGTGAATGCCGCTTTGATCTCTCGTCAAACCAGTATCCTGACACGATCGATCCGAACGGCTACCAGTTTCTCACGGGCTTTCGCCTCGACCCATTCCCTGTTTGGACATACAACGTAAATGGCATCAAGATCGAGCGGGCCGTATTCATGGTCAATGGTGAGAATACGACCGTCTGTCGCTGGTCAATGACGGGCGCGGCCACGAGCGACGTTAGCCTCGCGCTACGGCCGCTGCTTGCGTTCCGCGACCATCATCACCTGCGGCACGAGAATGCTCAATTCGACAGAACATATGAGGCAGAACAGGGCCTCCTGAGGTTCTCGCCACTTGCCGACACGCCAACGCTGCATCTGGCACATAATGCCTCAAAGGTCGAGCCTTCGGGCTACTGGTATCGCGATTTTGAGTACGAGATCGAGAAGGAACGCGGCTTTGACTATCATGAGGACCTTTATCAGCCGTGCGTGCTCACCTTCGACCTATCCGCGGCAGCGGTGGTCATTGCTTCGACCGAAATGCCGAATGTCTCTGATCATGAAAGCCTTCGAGCGAGCGAGATTCGACGTCGTGCCCGCTTGGTCGCCGCTTCGGGGACAAAAGACGATACGGAACGCCAACTCGTTCTTGCCGCCGACCAGTTCATCGTCCGACGCGGTTCGGGGCACACGGTCATCGCAGGCTACCATTGGTTCTCCGACTGGGGCCGCGACACGATGATCGCCCTGCCGGGCCTGACGCTGGCCACGAATCGCCCCGATGTTGCCCGCAGCATATTGCTCGAATTCTCACGGCATATCTCGCAGGGAATGCTGCCGAACCGCTTCCCCGACGCGGGCGAGCAGCCCGAATACAATACCGTCGATGCGACGCTGTGGTTTTTTGAGGCGATCCGAGCCTATGTCGCCGCAACCGGCGATATTGCCTTCGCTCGGGATGAGCTATTCGAGAAACTTGCCAATATCATCGACTGGCACATTCGCGGAACACGATACGGGATCCGCGTTGACAATGACGGCCTGCTGGTCGCGGGTGAACCGGGGACACAGCTAACCTGGATGGATGCAAAGATCGGCGACCATGTCATCACGCCGCGTATCGGCAAACCGGTGGAGATCCAGGCACTATGGTTCAATGCCCTGTGCGTGATGACAGACCTCGGAGAACAGTTCGGTGATGTGGCGAAAGCTCAGGAATATCGCTCGATCGCTACGAGGGCAAAAGTGAGCTTCCGACGCTCTTTTTGGAATGACGAGCAAAACTGCCTCTACGACGTCATCAATGGTGACGAGCGCGATGCGTCTGTCCGCCCAAACCAGATCTTTGCGGTCAGCCTTCGGCACACGATGCTCGACGCCGCCGCAGCCCGCAAGGTCGTAAAAAAGGTTGAGGCCGAACTCTTGACGCCATTCGGGCTGCGTTCGCTCTCGCCGCGCGACCCGCGCTATGTCGGCCGCTACGAAGGCCCGCCGGAAGTGCGCGATGCCGCCTATCATCAGGGGACCGTCTGGAGCTGGCTGATCGGACCTTTCGTCGACGCCTATCGCCGAACGCACTCTAAAGACCGACGGGCCGAGTATCGCGTCACCGAGACCCTCGGCGCGCTCTACTCTCACCTGAACCATACGATGCTCGGGAGCGTCTCAGAGATATTCGACGGCGACGCCCCTCACACCCCACGCGGAGCCGCCGCCCAAGCCTGGAGCACCGCCGAACTCCTCCGACTCGCATCTACCATCAAACCGTAG